In the Parasteatoda tepidariorum isolate YZ-2023 chromosome 3, CAS_Ptep_4.0, whole genome shotgun sequence genome, one interval contains:
- the LOC107440189 gene encoding zinc finger protein 271-like: MGEKCFSQKSKLIEHSVIHPVRKAYSCSICDKSFLCTGNLTSHFRIHTGDKPYSCSVCKKIFSRRDALTRHSRVHTGEKPYCCSVCNKNFSKRGTLTIHSRVHTGEKPFSCSICNKSFSDRRGLTIHSRVHTGEKPYSCSVCNKSFSGRGTLIVHRRVHTGEKPFSCSVCHKSFSDRRVLTIHSRVHTGEKPYSCSVCNKSFSDRGTLSGHERVHTGEKPFSCSICNKSFSKSCNLTEHRRVHTGEKRFVRNFSCSLCNKSFSERGKLTRHSRIHTGEKPYPCSICIKRFSQRDALIAHSRVHTGEKPFSCDICNKSFTRRSSLTVHSHLHTGEKPFSCSICNKSFSKRCNLTEHSRVHTGEEPYSCVICNKRFSDRAHLTIHSRVHTGEKPYSCVVCNKSFSKKGNLTKHILAHAV; encoded by the coding sequence ATGggcgaaaaatgtttttctcagaAAAGTAAGCTTATTGAACATAGTGTTATTCATCCTGTAAGAAAAGCTTATTCTTGTAGCATatgtgataaaagttttttatgtaCAGGTAATCTAACTTCACACTTTCGTATTCATACTGGTGATAAACCGTATTCTTGCAGTGTATGTAAAAAGATATTCTCACGAAGAGATGCACTTACTAGacacagtcgtgttcatactggtgagaaaccttattgttgtagtgtatgtaataagaatttttcaaaaagaggtACACTGACTATTcacagtcgtgttcatactggtgagaaacctttttcttgtagtatatgtaataagagtttttcagacAGGCGTGGACTGACTATacacagtcgtgttcatactggtgagaaaccatattcttgtagtgtctgtaataagagtttttcaggAAGAGGTACACTGATTGTACACAGGCGTGTGCATACTGGGGAGAAACCTTTTTCTTGTAGTGTATGTCATAAGAGTTTTTCAGACAGACGTGTACTGACTATACatagtcgtgttcatactggtgagaaaccgtattcttgtagtgtatgtaataagagtttttcagacAGAGGTACACTGTCTGGGCATGAACGTGTTCATACTGGGGAGAAACCTTTTTCATgcagtatatgtaataagagtttttcaaaaaGCTGTAATTTGACTGAACAccgtcgtgttcatactggtgagaaacgtTTTGTGAGAAACTTTTCTTGTAgtttatgtaataagagtttttcagaaAGGGGTAAACTGACTAGACACAGTCgtattcatactggtgagaaaccttatccTTGTAGTATATGTATTAAGAGATTTTCACAAAGAGATGCACTTATTGCacacagtcgtgttcatactggggaaaaacctttttcttgtgatatatgtaataagagtttcaCACGAAGAAGTTCACTGACTGTACACAGTCATCTTCATACTGGggaaaaacctttttcttgtagcatatgtaataaaagtttttcaaaaagatgTAATTTGACTGAACATAGTCGTGTTCACACTGGTGAGGAACCTTACTCTTGTGTTATATGCAATAAGAGATTTTCAGATAGAGCTCATCTCACTATACatagtcgtgttcatactggtgagaaaccttattcttgtgttgtttgtaataagagtttttcaaagAAAGGTAATCTGACTAAACACATTCTTGCTCACGCTGTTTAG
- the LOC139425177 gene encoding zinc finger protein 271-like translates to MSENSFSKKSKVIVHSVIHPERKPYPCSNCDKSFLYRSNLIKHSRVHTGDKPYSCSICNKNFSHRCNLTKHSRVHTGEKPFSCSICTRSFSHRCNLTKHSRVHSGEKPYSCNICNRSFSQRDVLTRHIRIHVGEKPYSCSICNKSFTQKDLLTKHSYVHTCEKPFSCNICSKSFSQKDLLTKHSLVHNDEKPYSCCICNKGFLQRSNLTRHSRVHTGEKPYSCSICNKCFSLRSNLFQHSRIHTGEKPYSCSICNKNFAQSGYLKKHSRVHIGKKRFSCNICNMTFSKKNYLTSHICNHTA, encoded by the coding sequence ATGAgcgaaaatagtttttctaagaaaagtaAAGTAATTGTACACAGTGTTATTCATCCCGAAAGAAAACCTTATCCTTGTAGTAATTGTGATAAGAGTTTTTTGTACAGAAGTAATCTCATTAaacacagtcgtgttcatactggtgataaaccttattcttgtagtatatgtaataagaatttttcacaCAGATGTAATCTAACTAaacacagtcgtgttcatactggagaGAAACCTTTTTCTTGTAGCATATGTACTAGGAGTTTTTCTCATAGATGTAATCTGACTAAACACAGTCGTGTTCACAGTGGTGAGAAACCCTATTcttgtaatatatgtaataGGAGTTTTTCTCAAAGAGATGTTTTGACTAGGCACATTCGTATTCATGTAGGTGAGAAACcctattcttgtagtatatgtaataagagttttacaCAAAAAGATCTTCTGACTAAACACAGCTATGTTCATACTTGTGAGAAACCCTTTTCTTGTAATATATGTAgtaagagtttttcacaaaaagatCTTCTGACTAAACACAGTCTTGTTCATAATgatgagaaaccttattcttgttgCATATGCAATAAGGGATTTTTGCAAAGGAGTAATCTGACTAGacacagtcgtgttcataccggtgagaaaccttattcttgtagtatatgtaataagtgTTTTTCGCTTAGAAGTAATTTGTTTCAACATAGTCgtattcatactggtgagaaaccttattcttgtagtatatgtaataagaattttgCACAAAGTGGTTATCTGAAAAAACATAGTCGTGTTCATATTGGTAAGAAACGCTTTTCATGTAATATATGTAACATgactttttcaaagaaaaattatctaacTAGTCACATTTGTAATCATACTGCTTAG